Proteins encoded together in one Gemmatimonadota bacterium DH-78 window:
- a CDS encoding SCO family protein — translation MPQPRFLGRSAPLLAVVLLACGPSSSAVPTTGGAMALESPVPLPDAVLESHDGEPFDLRADTGGEVTLVFFGYTHCPDICPVHMANLAAVFRDLPLEVTREIDVLFVTTDPERDTNERLREWLGALHPRFVGLRGDRESIVALEEAMGIPVSVVSPDEETSDGGYFVGHAAQVLAFTADDTARVAYPWGTRQRDWLRDLPRLVRGETPPVDGPR, via the coding sequence ATGCCCCAGCCTCGTTTTCTCGGCCGTTCGGCCCCGCTCCTCGCCGTCGTTCTTCTCGCCTGCGGCCCGTCGTCGTCGGCCGTGCCGACCACCGGGGGCGCGATGGCGCTCGAGAGCCCCGTGCCGCTCCCCGATGCCGTGCTGGAGTCGCACGATGGCGAACCCTTCGATCTCCGGGCCGACACGGGTGGCGAGGTCACGCTCGTCTTCTTCGGCTACACCCACTGCCCGGACATCTGCCCGGTGCACATGGCCAACCTCGCGGCGGTGTTTCGCGACCTCCCGCTCGAGGTCACGCGCGAGATCGACGTGCTCTTCGTGACGACCGATCCGGAGCGCGACACGAACGAGCGGCTCCGGGAGTGGCTCGGAGCGCTGCACCCGCGGTTCGTGGGACTTCGGGGCGACCGCGAGAGCATCGTGGCGCTCGAGGAGGCGATGGGCATTCCGGTTTCGGTGGTGTCGCCCGACGAAGAGACGTCGGACGGGGGGTACTTCGTGGGGCACGCCGCTCAGGTGCTCGCCTTCACGGCCGACGATACCGCGCGGGTGGCCTACCCGTGGGGCACCCGGCAGCGCGACTGGCTGCGCGATCTTCCCCGGCTGGTCCGGGGGGAGACGCCTCCGGTGGACGGGCCCCGCTGA
- the asnB gene encoding asparagine synthase B has protein sequence MCSILAILDSAGDPDGRLRERALRLSSLQRHRGPDWSGLHSSETAVLAHERLAIVDVTHGAQPLLEVAGSAVLAVNGEIYNHRELKAGLERPYTFTTDSDCEVILALYRERGTDFLPALNGIYAFVLHDPDFNDGEGRTLVARDPVGVVPLYMGWDDEGRLHVASEMKALVPVCTALVEFPPGHLLDTSEGPDPVQWAERPWADYSAVEGAPGGAPEIREGLEAAVHRQLMSDVPYGVLLSGGLDSSIIAAVAARFAARRVEDDDRSPAWWPRLHSFSIGLEGSPDLAVAEKVAEHIGTVHHGFTFTLQEGLDALRDAIRHLETYDVTTIRAGTPMMLLARRIRAMGIKMVLSGEGADEIFGGYLYFHKAPDAEAFHIETVRKLERLHLYDCLRANKAMAAWGVEARVPFLDLEFLDLAMGIDPAVKMVGADGVEKRVLREAFADLLPDVVLHRQKEQFSDGVGYGWIDGLRDHAAERVGEAAMAQAARRFPHNTPDTPEAYLYRSIFEEFFPLPAAAACVPGGPSVACSTPEALAWDESFRSNADPSGRAVRGVHVDSY, from the coding sequence ATGTGCTCCATCCTCGCCATTCTCGACTCCGCCGGTGACCCCGACGGTCGCCTGCGGGAACGCGCCCTGCGGCTGTCCTCCCTGCAGCGTCACCGCGGGCCCGACTGGTCGGGCCTGCACTCGTCCGAAACCGCGGTGCTCGCCCACGAGCGTCTCGCCATCGTCGACGTGACTCACGGCGCCCAGCCGCTGCTCGAGGTGGCCGGCTCGGCCGTGCTCGCGGTGAACGGGGAGATCTACAACCACCGCGAGTTGAAGGCCGGGCTGGAGCGGCCCTACACCTTCACCACCGACTCGGACTGCGAGGTGATCCTGGCCCTCTACCGGGAACGGGGCACCGATTTCCTGCCCGCGCTCAACGGGATCTACGCCTTCGTGCTCCACGACCCGGACTTCAACGACGGCGAGGGGCGCACGCTGGTCGCGCGCGACCCGGTGGGCGTCGTGCCGCTCTACATGGGGTGGGACGACGAGGGGAGACTCCACGTGGCCTCCGAGATGAAGGCGCTGGTGCCGGTGTGCACCGCCCTGGTGGAGTTCCCCCCGGGACACCTGCTCGACACCTCCGAGGGGCCCGATCCGGTGCAGTGGGCGGAGCGCCCCTGGGCGGACTACTCGGCGGTGGAGGGCGCCCCCGGCGGAGCGCCCGAGATCCGGGAGGGGCTGGAGGCGGCGGTCCACCGGCAGCTGATGAGCGACGTGCCCTACGGCGTGCTCCTGTCGGGCGGCCTCGACTCGTCGATCATCGCCGCGGTGGCCGCCCGATTCGCCGCCCGCCGCGTGGAGGACGACGACCGCTCGCCGGCCTGGTGGCCGCGGCTGCACTCGTTCTCCATCGGACTCGAAGGCTCCCCCGATCTCGCGGTCGCCGAGAAGGTGGCCGAGCACATCGGCACCGTGCATCACGGCTTCACCTTCACGCTCCAGGAGGGCCTCGACGCGCTGCGCGACGCGATCCGCCACCTCGAGACGTACGACGTGACCACCATCCGCGCCGGCACCCCGATGATGCTGCTGGCGCGCCGGATCCGCGCGATGGGGATCAAGATGGTGCTCTCGGGCGAGGGCGCGGACGAGATCTTCGGGGGCTACCTCTACTTCCACAAGGCGCCCGACGCCGAGGCCTTTCACATCGAGACGGTGCGGAAGCTCGAGCGGCTCCACCTCTACGACTGCCTCCGGGCGAACAAGGCGATGGCGGCGTGGGGCGTGGAGGCGCGGGTGCCCTTCCTCGACCTCGAGTTCCTCGACCTGGCCATGGGCATCGACCCGGCCGTGAAGATGGTGGGGGCCGACGGGGTGGAGAAGCGGGTGCTGCGGGAGGCCTTCGCCGACCTGCTGCCCGACGTGGTGCTGCACCGCCAGAAGGAGCAGTTCTCCGACGGGGTCGGCTACGGCTGGATCGACGGCCTGCGCGACCACGCCGCCGAGCGGGTGGGCGAGGCGGCGATGGCCCAGGCGGCGCGGCGGTTCCCCCACAACACGCCCGACACTCCCGAAGCCTACCTCTACCGGTCGATCTTCGAGGAGTTCTTTCCGCTGCCGGCCGCCGCCGCGTGCGTGCCCGGAGGGCCCTCCGTGGCCTGCAGCACGCCCGAGGCGCTGGCCTGGGACGAGTCCTTCCGCTCCAACGCAGACCCCTCGGGTCGCGCCGTGCGCGGGGTGCACGTGGATTCGTACTGA
- a CDS encoding oxidoreductase, which produces MTTVPRPLALLALAPLLAPLGACAPGGAEGASDTADDGPAELVVEPRTSGTSQLLQAVSPAGDGVVWVSGHGGTWGRSTDGGLSWTTGVVPGADSLQFRDVAGFDARRAVLLAAGTGPMSRLMRTDDGGATWTETFVMDHPDGFLDCMAFVDDRRGWAYGDAVDGGLYLLETRDGGAGWSRVPASALPEALESEGGFAASGDCVAPDGVGGVAVATGNGSRPRLLRGSGEADWTALDLPLTAGPAAGATAVGFGADGFAWAVGGAIGEPIEGPRVALSSDGGASWAAASDPAIEGPLYGGAHISGVDPEPLVVVGPGGIAWSPDGGGAWTAVHDSSHWAVAFGDDGRGWAVGPRGRITALRRVR; this is translated from the coding sequence ATGACGACGGTGCCCCGCCCTCTCGCCCTTCTCGCGCTCGCCCCCCTCCTCGCCCCGCTCGGTGCCTGCGCCCCGGGAGGCGCCGAAGGGGCCTCGGACACGGCGGACGACGGTCCGGCCGAACTGGTGGTCGAGCCGCGCACCTCGGGCACGTCGCAGCTGCTTCAGGCAGTGAGCCCGGCCGGCGACGGCGTGGTGTGGGTGAGCGGGCACGGCGGCACCTGGGGCCGCTCCACCGACGGCGGACTCAGCTGGACGACCGGAGTGGTGCCCGGCGCCGACAGCCTGCAGTTCCGCGACGTCGCGGGCTTCGACGCCCGGCGGGCGGTGCTGCTGGCGGCCGGCACGGGACCGATGTCGCGGTTGATGCGCACCGACGACGGAGGAGCGACCTGGACCGAGACCTTCGTGATGGATCACCCCGACGGCTTTCTCGACTGCATGGCCTTCGTCGACGACCGGCGTGGGTGGGCCTACGGCGACGCGGTCGACGGAGGGCTCTACCTGCTCGAGACGAGGGACGGCGGCGCCGGCTGGAGCCGGGTGCCCGCGAGCGCGCTTCCCGAGGCGCTCGAGTCGGAGGGCGGATTCGCGGCCTCGGGCGACTGCGTGGCGCCCGACGGAGTGGGCGGCGTGGCGGTCGCGACGGGCAACGGGTCGCGTCCGCGGCTGCTGCGGGGGTCCGGCGAGGCCGACTGGACCGCACTCGACCTCCCGCTGACCGCCGGTCCCGCGGCCGGTGCCACGGCGGTCGGGTTCGGGGCCGACGGCTTCGCCTGGGCGGTGGGCGGTGCCATCGGCGAGCCGATCGAGGGCCCGCGGGTGGCCCTCTCCTCCGATGGGGGGGCGAGCTGGGCGGCCGCGTCGGACCCCGCGATCGAGGGGCCGCTCTACGGCGGCGCACACATCTCCGGCGTCGACCCGGAGCCCCTCGTGGTGGTGGGGCCCGGCGGCATCGCCTGGTCGCCCGACGGCGGAGGCGCGTGGACCGCCGTGCACGACTCCAGCCACTGGGCCGTGGCGTTCGGCGACGACGGTCGCGGTTGGGCGGTCGGACCCCGGGGGCGCATCACGGCCCTGCGACGGGTGCGTTGA
- a CDS encoding glycosyltransferase, producing MPEAPSVRPLRIAAHNGAPEWGGAEIAVSRLLAGLQQRGHTVHLFCNRPLVQERAAAFGIETSRLHVGGDVALASSFQVARALKRFEAEVLLVGTFRKTLHLALGARAAGVPVVSRIGQSTDLPRNAKYRWLFRRAVDRVVVSASDVAAAYRAALPDLPDDRVVVVPKGIEVPDGVPDRSAARAALGLPEGAVVVGAVARLVREKRIDRFVEAVARVPGCIALIAGDGPEREALERQVRLIGEIDRIRFLGHVNDPWPIFAALDLLVISSERESMANIMMEALASGVPVISTPVSGARDVLVEGVDTAAPPGRVVADYGASGLGTALQRIVHDPALRRAMSAAALERARSRYSMDGYLDRWESELGMVVGG from the coding sequence GTGCCCGAAGCTCCGTCCGTCCGCCCCCTCCGCATCGCGGCCCACAACGGTGCCCCCGAGTGGGGAGGGGCCGAGATCGCCGTGTCGCGCCTGCTCGCCGGCCTGCAGCAGCGGGGGCACACCGTGCATCTGTTCTGCAACCGCCCCCTGGTCCAGGAGCGGGCCGCCGCCTTCGGCATCGAGACCTCGCGGCTGCACGTGGGCGGAGACGTCGCCCTCGCGAGCTCCTTCCAGGTGGCCCGTGCACTCAAGCGGTTCGAGGCCGAGGTGCTCCTCGTCGGCACCTTCCGCAAGACGCTGCACCTGGCGCTCGGTGCCCGCGCGGCGGGGGTGCCGGTGGTGTCGCGAATCGGCCAATCCACCGATCTGCCCCGCAACGCGAAGTACCGGTGGCTCTTCCGCCGCGCCGTCGACCGCGTGGTCGTGAGCGCCTCCGATGTGGCCGCGGCCTACCGGGCCGCCCTCCCCGATCTGCCCGACGATCGGGTCGTGGTCGTGCCGAAGGGCATCGAGGTGCCGGACGGAGTGCCCGATCGCTCGGCGGCGCGCGCTGCGCTCGGTCTGCCCGAGGGCGCGGTCGTGGTGGGGGCCGTCGCCCGGCTGGTGCGGGAGAAGCGCATCGATCGCTTCGTCGAGGCGGTGGCGCGGGTGCCGGGCTGCATCGCACTGATCGCGGGCGACGGGCCGGAGCGCGAAGCGCTGGAGCGACAGGTGCGTCTGATCGGCGAGATCGACCGAATCCGCTTTCTGGGGCACGTGAACGATCCCTGGCCGATCTTCGCCGCTCTCGACCTTCTCGTGATCAGCTCGGAACGCGAGTCGATGGCCAACATCATGATGGAGGCGCTGGCCTCGGGCGTGCCGGTGATCAGCACCCCGGTGAGCGGGGCCCGCGACGTCCTGGTCGAGGGGGTCGACACCGCCGCCCCCCCCGGTCGGGTGGTGGCCGACTACGGAGCATCGGGGCTCGGCACCGCGCTGCAGCGGATCGTGCACGACCCCGCGCTGCGCCGCGCGATGTCGGCGGCCGCGCTGGAGCGGGCGCGCAGCCGCTACTCCATGGACGGCTACCTCGACCGCTGGGAGTCGGAGCTAGGGATGGTCGTGGGCGGCTGA
- a CDS encoding ABC-F family ATP-binding cassette domain-containing protein — protein sequence MISVSNLGKSFGDRTLFEGASFQLDPGQRYGLVGANGSGKTTLLGVLSGDEEASEGTVSIPKDLRLGVLRQDQFLYEEEEILGVALMGNPDLWHAMSEKEKLLKAAEENPEAPFDADRFSELEETVQLHDGYTAEARAARILEGLGIPADVHREPLSILSGGFKLRVLLAQVLASAPDVLLLDEPTNHLDILSIRWLETFLSEYAGPVVVISHDHRFLDNVATRILDVDYRTVTLYKGNYSRFMEAKREERERREKEIVSREKEIAHHQVFVDRFRAKASKARQAQSKLRMIEKKASELEALPGSSRRYPHFRFEPRRPSGKQVLEIEGIRKSYDDNEVLHGVDLEIRRGDRVAIIGPNGIGKSTLLRIAVGDVPADAGEVEWGHETHVGYFAQDHHEQISDEDRTIEEWLWDFCPGKDRGFVRGQLGMMLFSGDEGEKRLGALSGGEAARLVFARIALERPNVLVLDEPTNHLDMESIEALVEGLQSFDGTLILVSHDRWFVSRLATRIVEVRADGIRDYPGSYDEYVEACGDDHLDADAVVLEARKRRRQGDDEPPPDTRRRRSSGSSSNRRLKEATEERDQVTARITAIESRLEAIDATFCEPDFYERSSPDEVSALEAERADLAAEAETALVRWEALERELSELSDAAS from the coding sequence ATGATCTCCGTTTCCAATCTCGGCAAGTCGTTCGGCGACCGCACCCTCTTCGAGGGCGCCTCCTTTCAGCTCGACCCCGGCCAGCGCTATGGGCTGGTGGGGGCGAACGGTTCGGGCAAGACCACCCTGCTCGGGGTCTTGTCCGGCGACGAAGAGGCGTCGGAAGGCACGGTGTCGATCCCGAAGGACCTTCGGCTCGGCGTACTCCGCCAGGATCAGTTCCTCTACGAGGAGGAGGAGATCCTGGGGGTGGCGCTGATGGGCAATCCCGATCTCTGGCATGCGATGTCGGAGAAGGAGAAGCTGCTGAAGGCCGCCGAGGAGAATCCGGAGGCGCCGTTCGACGCCGACCGCTTCTCGGAGCTGGAGGAAACGGTCCAGCTCCACGACGGATACACCGCTGAGGCCCGAGCGGCCCGGATCCTCGAGGGACTGGGCATTCCCGCCGACGTGCACCGGGAGCCGCTGTCGATTCTCTCCGGAGGCTTCAAGCTGCGCGTGCTGCTCGCGCAGGTCCTGGCGTCCGCCCCCGACGTGCTGCTGCTCGACGAGCCCACCAACCACCTCGACATTCTCTCGATCCGCTGGCTGGAGACCTTTCTCTCCGAGTACGCCGGTCCGGTGGTGGTGATCTCGCACGATCACCGCTTTCTCGACAACGTCGCCACGCGGATCCTCGACGTGGACTACCGCACGGTCACCCTCTACAAGGGCAACTACTCCCGCTTCATGGAGGCGAAGCGCGAGGAGCGGGAGCGCCGCGAGAAGGAGATCGTCAGCCGCGAGAAGGAGATCGCGCACCACCAGGTGTTCGTCGATCGCTTCCGCGCCAAGGCGAGCAAGGCGCGGCAGGCGCAGTCGAAGCTGCGCATGATCGAGAAGAAGGCGAGCGAGCTCGAGGCGCTGCCCGGGAGCTCGCGGCGCTACCCCCACTTCCGGTTCGAGCCGCGCCGTCCGAGCGGCAAGCAGGTGCTCGAGATCGAGGGGATCCGCAAGTCATACGACGACAACGAGGTGCTCCACGGCGTGGACCTCGAGATCCGCCGTGGAGATCGGGTGGCGATCATCGGGCCGAACGGGATCGGGAAGTCGACCCTGCTGCGCATCGCGGTGGGCGACGTGCCGGCCGACGCCGGCGAGGTGGAGTGGGGTCACGAGACTCACGTGGGCTACTTCGCGCAGGACCACCACGAACAGATCTCGGACGAGGACCGCACCATCGAGGAGTGGCTGTGGGACTTCTGCCCCGGAAAGGATCGAGGCTTCGTGCGCGGTCAGCTGGGGATGATGCTCTTCAGCGGCGACGAGGGGGAGAAGCGCCTCGGTGCACTGTCCGGAGGCGAGGCGGCCCGGCTGGTGTTCGCCCGGATCGCGCTCGAGCGGCCCAACGTGCTCGTGCTGGACGAGCCCACCAACCACCTCGACATGGAGTCGATCGAGGCGCTGGTGGAGGGGCTGCAGTCGTTCGACGGCACCCTGATCCTGGTGTCGCACGATCGGTGGTTCGTGAGCCGGCTCGCGACCCGCATCGTCGAGGTGCGCGCCGACGGCATCCGCGACTACCCGGGAAGCTACGACGAGTACGTGGAGGCCTGCGGAGACGACCATCTCGACGCGGATGCCGTCGTGCTCGAGGCACGCAAACGCCGCAGGCAGGGCGACGACGAGCCCCCGCCCGACACCCGGCGCCGGCGCTCGTCGGGAAGCAGCTCCAACCGGCGCCTCAAGGAGGCGACCGAGGAGCGCGATCAGGTGACCGCGCGCATCACCGCGATCGAGAGCCGGCTGGAGGCGATCGACGCGACCTTCTGCGAGCCGGACTTCTACGAGCGTTCCTCCCCCGACGAGGTCTCCGCCCTGGAGGCCGAGCGCGCCGACCTCGCCGCCGAGGCGGAGACGGCGCTCGTTCGCTGGGAGGCGCTGGAGCGCGAACTGTCGGAGTTGAGCGACGCGGCGTCGTGA
- a CDS encoding cytochrome c oxidase assembly protein has product MQWWCAAQDVAWSWSWRAYPGVWIFIATLAFGFVRLHRRWPGRDPVFGAGARRGFAVAGLILLWIPLDWPVGALGAAYLASVHMIQFILIAVAAPPLLLLGIPRPALEAFTSRRVVGRVMGVLGHPIVSMSTFAVIMALTHWPPLADALMAGQAGSFVLDMVWLASGLLFWWPVAVALPERSWLKEPFKIGYLIAATLVNTGVFAFLTFSAVPVYATFELAPPVGTLTSRDDQLLAGLLMKLGGAVVLWTSVTVLFFRWFRRSETEDDATPRGAVATGLVLLLLAGGCGPAETALEGPLVIGEPVTGERAALYLSVRGGPGGDQLQSVEVDGVGAASMHRTEQSDGMMRMTHAHDGFAVGEGALLELRPGGDHVMLEELSATFVSGDSVRVVLNFRSGPIEGWAAVVPLADLEGALDGSAAHDHP; this is encoded by the coding sequence ATGCAGTGGTGGTGCGCGGCCCAGGACGTGGCCTGGAGCTGGAGCTGGAGGGCGTATCCCGGCGTCTGGATCTTCATCGCCACCCTCGCTTTCGGATTCGTGCGTCTGCACCGGCGGTGGCCGGGACGCGACCCCGTGTTCGGCGCGGGTGCGCGGCGCGGGTTCGCCGTGGCCGGTCTGATTCTCCTCTGGATTCCGCTCGACTGGCCGGTGGGGGCGCTCGGCGCGGCCTATCTGGCCAGCGTGCACATGATCCAGTTCATCCTGATCGCGGTGGCGGCGCCCCCGCTGCTGCTCCTCGGCATTCCCCGGCCCGCACTCGAGGCCTTCACCTCGCGCCGGGTGGTGGGGCGGGTGATGGGGGTGCTGGGCCACCCGATCGTGAGCATGTCGACCTTCGCCGTGATCATGGCCCTCACCCACTGGCCGCCGCTCGCCGACGCGCTGATGGCGGGGCAGGCGGGCTCGTTCGTGCTCGACATGGTCTGGCTGGCGTCCGGCCTGCTCTTCTGGTGGCCGGTCGCCGTGGCCCTGCCCGAGCGCAGCTGGCTGAAGGAGCCCTTCAAGATCGGCTATCTGATCGCCGCCACCCTGGTGAACACCGGCGTCTTCGCCTTCCTCACCTTCTCGGCGGTGCCGGTCTACGCCACCTTCGAGCTCGCGCCTCCGGTGGGCACCCTCACCTCGCGCGACGATCAGCTTCTCGCGGGCCTGTTGATGAAACTCGGAGGTGCGGTGGTGCTCTGGACGTCCGTGACGGTGCTGTTCTTCCGCTGGTTCCGGCGCTCCGAGACCGAGGATGACGCCACCCCTCGGGGAGCGGTGGCCACGGGGCTCGTGCTGCTTCTGCTCGCGGGCGGGTGCGGCCCCGCCGAGACCGCCCTCGAGGGCCCCCTCGTGATCGGCGAACCGGTCACGGGGGAGCGCGCCGCACTGTACCTGTCGGTGCGGGGTGGCCCCGGCGGCGACCAGCTGCAGTCGGTGGAGGTCGACGGGGTCGGGGCCGCCTCGATGCACCGCACCGAGCAGTCCGACGGAATGATGCGCATGACGCACGCCCACGACGGTTTCGCCGTGGGCGAGGGGGCGCTGCTGGAACTGCGGCCCGGGGGCGACCACGTCATGCTCGAGGAGCTCTCGGCGACGTTCGTTTCCGGGGACTCCGTGCGGGTCGTCCTGAACTTCCGGAGCGGGCCGATCGAGGGGTGGGCGGCCGTGGTGCCGCTGGCCGACCTCGAGGGTGCGCTCGACGGCTCAGCCGCCCACGACCATCCCTAG
- a CDS encoding M14 family zinc carboxypeptidase — MIRSRMFAPVASAALCMMVLAAPVSAQQEFTTPAEDSGFTEYTPYDDMMAYLENLRASSPDMWLGTYGETHQGRPLPYAVFSRPQVSQPSEAWALGRPVIVFNANVHGGERTLRESLLILMRDLVTPGTEAWETLDDVVLVVAPQINPDGFEATDRGTRGNSWGIDMNRDWVKREQPALANYAQNVADAWAPHILVDGHNGGSFPYHITYQCSSHAQPDQRLTQLCDERLFPRIDRDVEAAGYKSWYYTRGTRTRWEGGGYDARIGRNYNGFVNTIGILFESPPWQEMQAGVEAGVEAFEAVLGYAAENPEDVMGVVETARRETIEMGRNADGEVVVEMEYGPQPRTITYEIGVRNEDTGELEALEVTNDSLMTRPIALRTRPLPYAYVLPRDAVDAVALLRRNSIMVEQLTREVEIEVDSYVVEGVLFERAYNHESAVRLELADEPVTRTVTLPPQTYVVRTGQMRGRLVAHMLEPETNDNVIYWNTMDAWLPFGQLLNPEEEGGLGFQGQPGPPLAPIDKLMTPMGLPLRIVP, encoded by the coding sequence GTGATTCGAAGCCGAATGTTCGCCCCGGTCGCGTCTGCGGCCCTCTGCATGATGGTGCTCGCGGCGCCGGTGTCCGCGCAGCAGGAGTTCACCACCCCCGCCGAAGACTCGGGGTTCACCGAGTACACGCCGTACGACGACATGATGGCGTACCTCGAGAATCTGCGGGCGTCGTCGCCCGACATGTGGCTCGGCACCTACGGCGAGACGCACCAGGGCCGCCCGCTGCCCTACGCCGTCTTCAGCCGTCCGCAGGTGAGTCAGCCGTCGGAGGCCTGGGCGCTGGGTCGGCCCGTGATCGTGTTCAACGCCAACGTGCACGGCGGAGAGCGCACCCTTCGCGAGTCGCTCCTGATTCTCATGCGCGACCTGGTCACTCCGGGTACGGAGGCGTGGGAGACGCTCGACGACGTCGTGCTCGTGGTCGCACCGCAGATCAACCCCGACGGTTTCGAGGCCACCGACCGCGGCACCCGCGGCAACTCGTGGGGCATCGACATGAACCGCGACTGGGTGAAGCGGGAGCAGCCCGCCCTCGCGAACTACGCGCAGAACGTGGCCGACGCCTGGGCGCCGCACATTCTCGTCGACGGACACAACGGCGGCTCGTTTCCCTACCACATCACCTATCAGTGCTCGTCGCATGCGCAGCCCGACCAGCGGCTCACGCAGCTGTGTGACGAGCGCCTCTTCCCGCGCATCGATCGCGACGTCGAGGCGGCCGGGTACAAGTCCTGGTACTACACCCGGGGCACGCGCACCCGGTGGGAGGGCGGCGGGTACGACGCCCGGATCGGCCGGAACTACAACGGCTTCGTGAACACGATCGGCATCCTCTTCGAGTCGCCCCCGTGGCAGGAGATGCAGGCGGGCGTGGAGGCCGGGGTCGAGGCTTTCGAGGCCGTGCTCGGCTACGCTGCGGAGAATCCCGAAGACGTGATGGGAGTGGTGGAGACCGCGCGCCGCGAGACCATCGAGATGGGCCGCAACGCCGACGGCGAGGTGGTGGTCGAGATGGAGTACGGCCCTCAGCCGCGCACGATCACCTACGAGATCGGGGTGCGGAACGAGGACACCGGTGAGCTCGAGGCCCTCGAGGTGACCAACGACTCGCTGATGACGCGCCCGATCGCTCTGCGCACCCGCCCGCTTCCGTACGCGTACGTGCTTCCGCGCGACGCGGTGGATGCCGTGGCCCTGCTTCGGCGCAACAGCATCATGGTGGAGCAGCTGACGCGCGAGGTGGAGATCGAGGTGGACTCGTACGTGGTCGAGGGTGTGCTCTTCGAGCGCGCCTACAACCACGAGAGCGCCGTACGTCTCGAGCTGGCGGACGAGCCGGTGACGCGCACGGTCACGCTCCCTCCGCAGACCTACGTGGTGCGGACCGGGCAGATGCGGGGCCGCCTCGTGGCCCACATGCTCGAGCCCGAAACGAACGACAACGTGATCTACTGGAACACCATGGATGCGTGGCTTCCGTTCGGACAGCTGCTGAACCCCGAGGAGGAAGGGGGGCTCGGATTCCAGGGCCAGCCCGGACCGCCGCTGGCGCCGATCGACAAGCTCATGACCCCGATGGGTCTGCCGCTGCGCATCGTGCCCTGA